Proteins co-encoded in one Paenibacillus thermoaerophilus genomic window:
- a CDS encoding DUF1385 domain-containing protein, producing MSEQQRGIYGGQAVIEGVMFAGRKVNVTAIRRKSGEIEFFEVPRKEIEWLRPLKRIPFVRGIVGIIEASAKGAQHLNFSAEKFAEDDDEAGPVKEAGAKKSGFDLTLILGVAVVGVLSFLFGKFVFTLVPAIIEEFLFGRLFESQIGHNLLEGVIKFIMLFGYIYAISLTPLMKRLFQYHGAEHKVISAYEAGDPLTVENVQKYNTLHYRCGSSFIVFSVIVGVVVYSFVEYNSLLERLLIRLALLPVVLGVSYEVLRFTNSLRDVPVLKYLGYPGLWLQKLTTKEPTDDQVEVSIASFERMMELDRQLSEQRTPGAALETAASR from the coding sequence GTGTCGGAACAACAACGAGGCATTTACGGCGGGCAAGCCGTTATTGAAGGAGTCATGTTCGCCGGGCGGAAGGTCAATGTCACGGCCATACGCCGCAAGTCGGGCGAGATCGAGTTTTTCGAGGTTCCGCGCAAGGAGATCGAATGGCTGAGACCGCTCAAGCGGATCCCGTTTGTCCGCGGCATCGTCGGGATTATCGAAGCGAGCGCGAAGGGCGCCCAGCACTTGAATTTTTCGGCGGAGAAGTTTGCGGAGGACGACGATGAAGCCGGACCCGTCAAGGAAGCCGGCGCCAAAAAATCGGGCTTCGATCTTACGCTTATATTGGGCGTCGCCGTGGTGGGCGTGCTGTCGTTCCTGTTCGGCAAATTCGTGTTTACGCTCGTTCCCGCGATTATCGAAGAATTTTTGTTCGGCCGCTTGTTCGAGAGCCAGATTGGACATAATTTGCTTGAAGGCGTCATCAAATTTATTATGCTGTTCGGCTATATCTACGCGATTTCCTTGACGCCTCTCATGAAGCGGCTGTTCCAATACCACGGCGCGGAGCATAAAGTCATCTCCGCCTACGAGGCCGGCGATCCGCTGACCGTCGAGAACGTGCAGAAATACAACACGCTGCATTACCGCTGCGGCAGCAGCTTTATCGTCTTCTCGGTTATTGTCGGCGTCGTGGTCTACTCTTTCGTCGAGTACAACAGCTTGCTGGAGCGGCTGCTGATCCGCTTGGCGCTGCTGCCCGTCGTGCTGGGCGTTTCCTACGAAGTGCTGCGCTTCACCAACTCGCTGCGCGACGTGCCTGTGCTGAAATATCTCGGTTATCCCGGCCTCTGGCTGCAAAAGCTGACGACCAAGGAGCCGACCGACGACCAGGTCGAAGTCTCGATCGCGTCGTTCGAACGGATGATGGAGCTTGACCGTCAATTGTCGGAGCAGCGGACGCCGGGCGCGGCGCTCGAAACGGCCGCATCCCGTTAA